The DNA sequence TCTTCAGTGACACCGTCTTTATCAAATACACAGTCTTCTTCAGTGACACCGTCTTTATCAAATACACAGTCTTCTTCAGTGACACCGTCTTTATCAAATACACAGTCTTCTTCAGTGACACCGTCTTTATCAAATACACAGTCTTCTTCAGTGACACCGTCTTTATCAAATACACAGTCTTCTTCAGTGACACCGTCTTCTTCAGTGACACCGTCTTCTTCGGTCATTCCGTCTTCCTTTTCTGTCATTCCTGCGGAGGCAGGAATCCACTCCCTTAAAGTCAACTTTTCCGATAAACTCGCCGGTGATTATTACGACGATTTAGTGAAGAATTCAGGCGGCGGTTTAACTGAATATGAAGAGGCATTCTATCACTACCACAAAGCAGGAGTAAAAGATAAGATTAATGAAATCGGAGCAAGACTATCTAACTATTATTATAACAGCTCATTATATGCAACAGCCTTCTATTATTGTAAAGCCGTTTACAAATTGCTCGGGTTGGAGTCGGATTTAAATGTTTTAATACCAAGTAGCGCTCAAAAAAGTATAACAATCCATCCTCCCCATCCCCTTCCTCTAAAGTAGGGGCAGCCCCCCGTGGCTGCCCTGAAGTCACAATAAAGGGCAGGCACAGGGGCCTGCCCCTACAACTTCTATGACTGCTACTTGGTATAACTCATATGGGTTTAATTCTTAAAATGTATGGCGATCTTGACGGGGCATTAAAGATTTATTTAGAGGTTGAAAAAATAGTGAGAGCTAAAGGCGATAAGACGAATGAAGGGATTACTTTAAATTGTATCAGCCAGATATATCATGACAAAGGCGATTATGACAGCGCGATTAAGTATCTCCTTGAGAGTTTAAAAATAGCGAGAGAGATTGGCGATACATACGGGGTTGCCGTTACTCTTTTTAACCTTGCGGTGTTATACATGAAAACCGGCAAACCTGTGGAATCGGCACAGTGCCTGAAAGAGGTGACAGAAATTAATAAGACGTTAAAGAGTTATGAAGTGTCACAGGCGTTGAAGAGGCAAGGGATAGAGGAGTAGGGTCGAATAATTATTCGCCCCTAATATAAAAGCAATAACGCATTGGAGCATCCCTGGAGAGAAATCCCCTAAGAAATCATAGTTCAGATAAAATTAACATGCTCAGGCGGATGTTGTAGTTCCCAGAGATATGCGTTAACGGAATCCATCCGGCAGTTTAACCGGCACTCGTTTATATCAAGTTCGTCTCTGATCATTTTAAGGACATCCTTTCGCCGCTGGCTCTCCCAAACCTCTTTGAATGTATTGTCAATAACGTTGCCGTAGTAAAATCTGTCGTCTTTGAGGTGCTCAAGGCAGCTCCACAGGCCGCCTGCAGAGTCAATGTAGGCCCAGAAGGGCAGTGCATTACAGTGGTTATAGCGTTTTACTCCCTCATCCCACTTTTTCATTGTGTTGATACGGACTATAACGCTGAAGTTTTCTGTGTTGTATCCTTTAAGCTCATTGGCAAGGTGCAGGTAATCGGCATATCGTATGTCTTTGTACTTTTCATGCGTGCTGTGCGGATGATGCGAGTACGGTTTTATTACGAGATAGTTCATGCCAATCTCTG is a window from the Nitrospirota bacterium genome containing:
- a CDS encoding tetratricopeptide repeat protein; the encoded protein is MGLILKMYGDLDGALKIYLEVEKIVRAKGDKTNEGITLNCISQIYHDKGDYDSAIKYLLESLKIAREIGDTYGVAVTLFNLAVLYMKTGKPVESAQCLKEVTEINKTLKSYEVSQALKRQGIEE